The DNA sequence TGATCTGGGAACGTGATTTGGCCGAATCCATGCCTTAAATCCCGAATAAACTCCCCGTTGTATACAGCCCCATCTGACCAATACTGCTTGCCTTTCCCGTGTCTTTTATTATCTGTGTATTCCCCGTCGTAGCAAGCGCCATTTGGCCACTTGAATACCCCTTTACCAGTCTTCTTATTCCCTTGAAGTCCTCCGTGATAAACTGCTCCGCTTTTATACTCTCTACGATACTGACTCGTACTTAGTTTGAGCAGTTGTGTAGAGTGAGACGAAAGCCTCGACTTGCCGGAGCCCGACTTTTCTGACATTTCACGAAATCACAAAGCTAACTCTTACGGAGTAATATTTAGgccataaaaaataatatatcttGAAAAGTATTACTAAATGTGATTCCCCTTTGTCTTAAGCATCCTTGGGAATGTTGGATTTCGGTAGCACCATCTGTGTATCGAAGAAGAGATAAAATTTTGGTGCCAAATCAGAGCGCTTCCCTATGAGCGTTGTCAAGCAACCGTATGCAAATCACAGGATTCGGTTGAGTGGCTTCGTTGCCCTTTTGACCGGATGGAGTTATTCGCTTTTTAGAAAGTCATTTCCGGTGTACTGTATTTTAGTAAGGagtttttcttaaaacagaaaaaaaggagACTGATTTATTACTGGCTATTCTGCAAAAAATATCGGTACTAttttaaagacgaaaattatTCTCAAATTTAGGTCCTAGTGTATTCCTGCCAATAACAGATTTTGAATGGCCAACAAGTCTATTACTGAAACTATACGTGCCATaacctttttttacgagaTAAAGCGAGAGTCCATAATCACAGAAGTAACTCAAGATAATTCCTGCAACGATCTGGAAAGAATTGGCTTTAGCTTTTCTGGCTCAGATACAACCCTTTTGTTCATTTATTTGGAATAAATGAATCATTATTGAATCAAATTGAGTTGGATATTACTGTTATTACAAATAGACCATTTAAAAGAATGCAGCATAATTAAATAGAAAAGAGCTGTCGACAAGTACAAATTCACCAATTAATTTATTTGGTTTATGGTGGTTTTAAATATActtaaaaatatatcaaatattgaaaataattaatattttgCTTTCATAACACAAAATGACAAGCCATTCATTCACTCTAAGCAAATTTCCAAATAAATTTTGTAATTTGTAAGCGACCACCCTTGGGAACTGAAAATTGTGGTTGTTAAAGGAGTTGGTGGCTTAGGGAGTGTTCGTTATTTATTGGCGAGGGGGGTCGGTATTCAGCGCCACTCTACTTGAGTTTTCTGTACAACCCCCTCCTTCTCTTTAAGAATCCACAAAACTACATTTATAACACGAAATATAGATACATATAAACAAATCATGCATTAAAACACAACCaagaaataatatttcttATTGTAATAAGTCAAATGTGGCCTTGTGGCGTTTTGAAGCAGTATAGAATATGTATCTATACCTATATCTATCTTTGCATGCCATATCACTAGTCCATATCATGCAGgacaattttatattttactgcatGGGACTGTactaataaaagataaaatcgTCTTGTGCCCTTGGTCTGATAGATCTCCCAGATCTGGTACTCTCGGGGGTGTCCAAAGGAAAGGTATCTGAGTAAGACTTTTTACACATTCACATTATCTAATAAACTGCCATACTAGATTTCTAGTATATTTCACAAATGCATTTCAGTTGTTGCTTTTCTATTGATCCTATAGATCAAGCTTAAATAAACTGCTACCAACTCAAGTAATAAATATTGTTGAATTTGTCATTTGTGGGAAAGTGTTCATGTAAATGTGTAACTATTTAAAAAGTAAATATGTTATTGGCAACGCTAGGAAACAGCTTTTCTTGCATTTTCTTGATTGATCATTtcaattataataaataaaaatgtttcctGCCTCCCTTCAACCACATGAAAACTTttatgaccccccccccccccatcgaCATACCCAAAACTTTTTTAGCCCCCCTATGTGGGaagtgacccccccccccccccccctcggccataattaatgaacactcccttacaagagatacaaaagaaaaactttgcTGGTGGTTTGAAACTGTGGTCGTTAACAGAGCTGGTCATTTAAAAAAGTGCACTTCAAGTGCTTTTTATCTTACTTTACCATATTTCAGTGGATGATTAATATGAGATTTGTAAAAAAGGCCTGCTCACAAAGTGAAACTTTTTACATCCTTGTGTTATAAGTAATCAATATCGACTATACTGATAACATTGGGACATTTACTGTCAAAAGCATCAGTATTACTTGCATGCTGATTGGCAAAATGTGTCCTTAGGTGCTCCAGTGCCCTCTTGCTTAAGCTATGTTCATCTTTCTCTTTCCATAACTGCTCCTTTAACAGACCAATCTCTCTTATCCAAGAGTTCTTCTCCAATTGATATTGTTCTGTCAACATAAATTCATGATGCTGTAGTGCTGATTCATGTTCCTCCCTAGCTCTTGCCAACTGTCCCTTGAGATCTTCACAGGTCAATTTCTCTCGATTAAGCTCAGATTTTATTTGCTTTCGCTCTTCCGTCCATTCTGACATTTGTTGTTTTAGCTCTTTTATATCCCCATAGGCAATTTTTAACTTAGTATGGTATTCTTTCAAGTCTCCTTTCATTGCCTTACAACTGATCTTAACTCTTTTATATCGCTTTTTAAGCTCACACCACTTAGACTGTAAGACCTCTAAAGAATCTGTAGCAGCTCTCTTATTGTCTTTCGTTTTTCTCAGTTGTTCTTGAAGACTTTCTACCATAGCAACTAAGTAAAGGTTTTGTAGTTTTACTTTCTGTACAAATTTTCTTAGCGTTCTTAACTCTTTATCGCTCCAAATACATTCCTCTGACTTTTCTTCAACGTGAGATTCGTGCCTCTGTTCTATCTGTGTTTCATTTTCTGAACACTTTTCTTCTATTAATCCACGGCTCAGATTTCCACTCTCAATGCCGAGTCCAATTTTACCATCAACACTTTCTTCGCATATTTCAAGTTCCCTGAAAACTCTTGCGTAGTACTCTGAAACATCTATATTACTAAGTTTAGGCGGTTCAAAATCCACATGTTTCTCTTGTATATCTGCGACGGTTTCGTAGCTAAATTTTGGAGGAAAGAGCTCAGCAACCCAGtgtgccgccattttgtctgTTTCAAGAGCTGTGGTGCTCGCGGTCTGGAAAACCCTGGGATTGAGTTGCGCTTTGTCACGTGGGTCAAAGAAACCAATAGGATCAGCATGATAAATTCCCGCGCTTTTTAAACATTCATGCGAAGCGATATATGCACGAGCCGAAATGTTCGCTTTCCCTTTCCATTTTTCTCCCAGAAGAAAGCTGTTTGAGAAAAAGATTGGGAACACAAATGGAAATTACTATATTCTTCTCAACATAAACATGACAAAGGTAAGTTTGAGAAGCTAATGTATTTTCATCCCAAAGCCAAGCAAAACAATCAGACAAGCaatgcataaaaaaataaaaaatatatacaatatTAATATTCACCGTAAATTTCATTAGATACAAATAGAATTTGCGCTACCCTGAAAGATACAGAATATATAAATTCTTAAATCAATTtggttgtattttatttttcacttttttagtgtttttgtaCAATTTAGTTTACTGTAAgattaccctgggtaccagagtctcGAGATTCGTTTGTTTAGTATGCGCTTAGCTCCTCGTAGTTAGTAAAGAGCGCAAAGTAAACAAACGAAGCTCGAGACTCTGGTATCCAGGGTACTGTAAGATCAATAGgcacaaataaagagcttgggctacctgtgcctTGCAAGTCTTGGTCTTCTATTATTCTACCGGTCTGATTAGAAGTGAACAAAATAATTGGCATCAGTGATATGATGGTGAAACTCGGGGTGTTGAAGTGTCgcattatagaaaaaaattaattgaaGATTAATTTAGTCCGAAAGTTAGGTTCCAggcgacagagcaaaaaaatggcaagttttcccaaaataaggtctggttaagtttggtaagcttgaatttttgcatagaggttccttatgttatgtaaaccaacatatcaaaaagtatttatttctaatggattcgtctttgagatatgaggcttgaagtgcaattttcaaatgttcaaactattaattctcctcgttttagggagaagttgggctctgatcagaattttttttaattaaaagacaactttgctcgcttatatctaaatttcatatcttcaaaaaaattttaaaaatttggaattaagcttttggtcagagggactccttgtatgcggaatcttgagcttatatattgagaattggcaaatttcatgccatttttttttcctctgtcgttccaggcccgtacccaggatatTTCTTGATTTGGGGTGCGAAATCCCCCAAAAATGGCCTCATTTTTCAGGGGAGGGTGGCTGGTGGGGCTGGAGGGCGTGAAATGTTTTGATAAAACCTTGACCACCCCCAAAAGAACAAGTGTATTTATGCCGTACCCCCACGTATTGGAGTATCTCCAAGGGACGTTTATTATTTTGgctacaattttttttctatttgctTGTTTTCTCGGATGTAGCAGATATTGATCAAGGTGCATTTTTGGAAACTCTGAACCATTATTGCGCACAAAACGGATTGTCCATTTAGATATTTATAACTTTATTTCGCTCATGCACCTTGTCGAATATAccctagtccagacctgggactagGGTATATAAGAACAGGTGATGACTTAGTGCCTTCTCTTACAATACACTTACAAGTACCCTTCTCGGGTATATTCTAGTCCAGACCttggactctctttgcgctcgacattctggctcgcgtgaaagagggtccagtatttattgcatgcgcatgcgcgaacatGTACCAATCAGCGAACTTCGCAAAAAAGTTGAAATACGAACGCGCGCAATAACGGACGTGTCGATTCCTGCTAGATCTTGtcgagtgcagagctccgaaAATAGATCATTCCTAAGTTAAAAAGAATGTTTTATACTACTGAGGAATATCAGCGACCTGTATAGGATTTGTTTCCGATAACGAGCTAAAATGTGAttgaatattaaatatttcgAAACAGCGCGCGCGCGTTTGACGCTATGTATAAAGCGCGCGCGTGACAATAACGAAAACTGAAAAGTTCATTGATTTATATCTTTTTCAGACTCTAATTATCATCTGTCCCGTTCCCGGAAAGACTGACAATCGTGTATTAACCCAAACGAATAAAATTAGCGAaatatttctgaaataaaGCCTCGCTCGTCCCTTtcgcagccatcttgaactaagcaaccaggccacaccgcatatatgcggtgtattttcgcgcatgcgcatgcaataaatactggaccctctttcacgcgagccagaatgtcgagcgcaaagagagtccaaGGTCTGGACTAGAATATACCCGAGAAGGGTACTTGTAAGTGTATTGTAAGAGAAGGCACTAAGTCATCACCTGTTCTTATGGGCTCTCACTTACGAGACAACGCCCATTGGCATACTTTTAATTGAATAGTTATGCAAGCAGGCATAAGGAAGATGCACGCATTATATTCGTGACTTCGTAAGTTATATCGATACTATCTCACTGCTGAAGCCCATTATaaccaataaaaaataatgtgaTTAACGCTCTGAGATCGGGCCCCAAAGAACTGCTTTCAATTAGTGCACTAAGTAAACACATGATACACCAGCCTTGGGGTATACCCTTTCGTATTCAGCCCTGTTTTGTAGCGGCTGGATTTAAAATGATGGCAGTTTCCCCATAGGTTTAAATAAATCtacctattttttattttgataccAGCCTTATTGACTTTATCTGGCGGCTCGATTCGAAATACAGTTCTCCCAATAGTCTAAGTGATACTAC is a window from the Nematostella vectensis chromosome 9, jaNemVect1.1, whole genome shotgun sequence genome containing:
- the LOC5507811 gene encoding coiled-coil domain-containing protein 160 homolog; this encodes MAAHWVAELFPPKFSYETVADIQEKHVDFEPPKLSNIDVSEYYARVFRELEICEESVDGKIGLGIESGNLSRGLIEEKCSENETQIEQRHESHVEEKSEECIWSDKELRTLRKFVQKVKLQNLYLVAMVESLQEQLRKTKDNKRAATDSLEVLQSKWCELKKRYKRVKISCKAMKGDLKEYHTKLKIAYGDIKELKQQMSEWTEERKQIKSELNREKLTCEDLKGQLARAREEHESALQHHEFMLTEQYQLEKNSWIREIGLLKEQLWKEKDEHSLSKRALEHLRTHFANQHASNTDAFDSKCPNVISIVDIDYL